In Triplophysa rosa linkage group LG2, Trosa_1v2, whole genome shotgun sequence, the genomic window tgttgttaaatacatattcactggtggacagtaggctaaacttggcgaagtgatatggaactgtaatgcgctcagcagacctggaacaccttcataggtgtgcgtttaactgaaaaataatgcacacccgtcaaacgttcgtcagccaatcagaatgaagcattcaacagccccgtggtataagcTACAACATTCTGTGTGCAATTGAAATAGAGACGCACGAACAAACACGCCTGTGAAACACACGcaattcatatacagtatatgaaagaATATAAGAGCCACGTGAGCCATGTCCTGTGAACATATTTCCTGTTATATTTACAGGAATCAGAAATAGGATGGCCAGTTTTAGCGTGAAGGTTCTGAAATCGATCGCGTAGCTTCTGTTCTATTTAACCTACTTAGCCGTGACTGTGAGCAAAGCCCGAGGATTTAACATTTCCAACTGTCAAAATGAATTAAGAATCACAAATGCTAGTTAAGCCCCGTGAGTCACAGTCTCTTCTGTACTACAATCATGTGAAAACATTCACCGCTTGATTTTCTAAATCTCAGTAACACATGAAGCACAGACAGTCAAACCACCATTATTATTTCAAAACTATTCCATTACGTTTTTGTGTTTGAGAGACGGTCCTGAGGAGGTTTTGTGCATCAGTCATATAGTTTATAGCAAATGTGATTGTTGTAATAAATTAGAATTTTACGCAAGAAGAATTCAAATAGGACTGACGCAATCATACTGTTGAATAAATCAAAAGATCCCCCAATCATTggctaaataaaatgacatttgtaTGTTGGTTTAATGAGATTCCTTTATTGTGTCTATGAGTTGGCCGTGCCGTTCTATTCAGAGTCctacaattaaaatgaaatggcGGCATTTCTGAATGCTGCTTCACTTCAGATCGTCTTTCATCCAACTTGGAAGTAAATTATTGATGTCAATTTGTGCCGCAGACTCTGATCTCTCAAATCAATGAAGCCTGACATTTCATTATTCTCAATGGTTGGTTAAGAGCGAGGATGGAAACGCATCAATTGGCCAAGCGTGGATGTGAAACTGGCTTTATGTCAGGCCAACAGAATGTGACCATATTAGTTATTTTCTGTCTCTTCTGTAAACATTTGGCCTGTTGAGCATCTCATTCCTGCTCTGATCATACGTCTTCACCGGAGTCTTTGGTTTCTTCTTGATAAATCACAGCATTGTGACTGGAGTCTTTGAGGATGATGTAAACACAGCTTCAGGTGTTTGTTAAGTCAagcattatttataatatttgctCTTCAGACTTTCGGCCTGGCAGAAAAATCACACAGCTGCAGGAGCCGAACACCGTATCATTTTGGAACAACACAGAATGTCATCATATTGACTTCAAGAAATGTAAACCGTCTATAAGCGTTTCTATTCTTGCgttttcttctttctctcttcatGTTTTAGGATTTGATGGTTGCAAACCATTGGCACCGACTCCAAACTTGACATTCAACTGATGTTTCTGTGGCAACCAGAAGAGAGTGAATCATGTGGATTAGGAGGAAGCGCTCTGAACTCTCCGTCTGAATTCTGCACAAATAAATCCTACATGATATTCTTTCTGAAGATGTCACTGTATGTTCTTCTTTACTCCTGACACCTTCAGATTTCTGAATCAAGCAGTCAGATTTCAACTTAAACCAAGATCATTCAGTACTGCATTATATATTCATTAGAAATACCGCTTCATTCATGTCATAACTGGATTTTTTTCTtgtgaaatgtattatttattttgaagttaTTTTGCACAATACATGTTTGTTAtccaaaatgttttatgcaatgaaaaatatacaatgattATCACAGAACGAGTCATGTCAGGTGTGTTCTCATAAGATTTATAGAGGATCTGTTTCACTGCCTCAAAGAGAAAATGAACACAAAGGGTCAGACGATGAAAATATCTGACAGAGGTTTGATTGGATGAAGATATCTGCTCTAGCACACAAACGCATCCGTGTGTTGTGTCTTGTAAGGTACTGAGAAGAAGAGaagtaaatgtgtttatgatgtCACGTGTTTGATGTCTTTGATGAGGAATGTTACTCGTGTGCTTTTTATCAAACCGCTGAACGTGTTGTGAGAGAGGATGGAGGTTATGGGTGAAATATTTTATTCGCAACAGACGGGCTGAAGGATTATTTCTTTATGGGCTTCACgtctaatatataatatatgggaaATAAGTTTGTGTCCtttgaaaaagtttttttctctGACAATTAGGTTTTTCCGTCTCCTCTTTTCTTATAATCCAGAAAAACTGAATCTCATTTTATGGTAacttagttttaaaaacaactttccCCCTATTTCTCTCCATACAGATGTGGCTGCAAATATTGTGTGTTCTTTAAAGGATTGAGCTCTGAAGAAAGGAAGACATTACAGAATCAAACCAACCCGTTTATAAGGcttttttcttcaaaacatgAGCAGGGGCATGACATACACTATCCTCACACGCTGTTGTTTTGGAATAGTGAAAGATTGTTGTGTTAAAATAGAAGTTACACAACATTAAAATCAGACATTTAGTCAAATGGttaaaacacaaactaaaaacTGTCCATTGTCCAGGAACTGGTTTAGAGATCTGCATTGTGCAATCTGCACCAATCTGAACATTATTTTGTGATAATATAGACGTGCAGATGTGATGCTGTCATCCACTTCAGCACTGTTGTATCACAAGCAAAAACCCATCTCCATCAGCCTTAAAAACCCCTCCCAACGTTCACAACGTCTTCTAGAAGCTGAACTAACGGTCATCACTGAAACACAGCTCTAGTCTGAGGCAGATGAGCTGCTATAAGAACAAACACCTGCGGCTCTTTCTATGTGAAGTGTGCAGCTGACCCGTGTCCTCTCATATGACTTACCTGAGAGCAACataacatgtgtgtgcgtgtgtggaatGTCGAGGATGAGGACAGTAAAATCTGACATCAGCTACACCGTGTGTGTCAGTCAGCGGGCCCTACAAATGAAAGTTGATTATTAAACAAACTCAACcattttttttgaaaatgtagaaatgcagaaaggtttgtgtgagggttTGCTTTAGGGCTAGAGGATAGAAAATACTATTAGATCTCTAGAAAAACAATCTGTGACAATTCTACACAAAGACGCtaaaacaaacctgtgttttgtttgttgctgtgtggacagacagacagacagacagacagacaggtataACACACGTATAGATATGACTACTATGttaaaccaaaataaatattaagatATTTCTCCCCCAAAACAAGATTATAAACGAACACATCTAATGTTCAGTGAAGTGCAGATGGGCTGCGCAGGCGGCCAATGAACGCGACGCGAGGCAGGAGGCGGTGCGTCAAACGCTCACGTTAGTTTCAGGAACTGAAGGGCGTGTCTGACTCATTTCACACAGCAGAAAGTCCCACAGTCAGACTGACAGCGAGCGCGCGAGGAGATCGACGGATCGCTCGCGCTTTATTTGTACAGAGAGACGCGTTGCGATCCACACGCTCGCTTTTACAGGAAAGAGGGTGACGCGCGGATAATCGATGCGTTTTGTGTCGTTTGTACTGCGTGACTGGATTCATGTTTGTCATGTGAGGCGCGCGTGCGCGCCCACTCCTCGCGCTCGATCTTTTTGTAAGTCTCTGATCTCATTTCTAATAATCAATCAAATAACGTTAAATATTAGATTTGTGATTTGAACGTTTATGTGATGAAAGGACTAAAGTGGAGCCGAGCTCATGTGGAGAGGAAGAATGTACTGATGGTTAGACTTCGAGGTACTTCAGATTTTTAACAAGCGAAACTCCCtgtgttttaattattgttaTGTTTTGAGTCAATTCAAAAGAGTTTGGCTGATTGGACATTATGAATAGTCTGTTGTACTTTTTAGATCAATATTCCGAATTTCGAGCCACCACCCCTGACCATGATTGATTTTTCTCTGTCATTTGCAGGTTTTCCATGAATGCCAGAGAGCTGTGAATCTAAAGCACTCCTTCGATCCGGGCCCGAGTACATGGGTGAACATCGAAAGCTCAGGTGGTTTCTCAACAGATTATGAGGAAATCGTCCCGCTGCGTCAATGACGGGTAGGATGGAAACGCCCTTCTATCACGACGATAGCGCTCCACACTTTGGACAAATTCCAGATTATGATCGATATCAAGGCCACAAGATGATTAGCAAAAAGAGCATGGCACATAGTTTCTCTGGCAGCGTGGCAAACACCTCCAACCTCAAACTGTTGCAGGGACCAGCGGGGAGCAACGGGGCTAACATCAACCCAAACGGCCTCGGCATGAGCGCCAATCCCAACAGCTCGCTGATGTCCTCGTCAGACATGAACCTCCTGAAGCTCTCGTCTCCGGATCTGGAGCACCTGATAATCCAGTCCAACCAGGGACTGGTGACCACCAGCCCGGCTCCAAACCCCTCCGCCAATCCCTTCATGTACCGAAACCACGCCACCAACGAACAGGAAGGATTTGCCGACGGCTTCGTCAAAGCTCTGGCCGATCTGCACAAACAGAACCAGCTGGTCGGAGCGCCGATGTCTCCTACGTCCTCCATCCAGGGACCCTACCAGAGGAACCTCATGTCTGGTGGCGAAATGCCAATTTACACCAACTTGAGCAGCTACAACCCCAATCAGATTTCGTCCTCGTACCCGGGCGGGCAGATCGCCTACGCCTCGGCTCATGGTCATCATCCTCAAGGAAGGGGCCTGGACGCTCCTCAAACCGTACCCGAGGTGCCTCACCCTCCAGGGGCCGACCCTGCCGCTTCACCCCCTTCGCTGTCGCCCATCGACCTGGAGACCCAGGAGAGGATCAAGGCGGAGCGCAAGAAGCTGCGGAACCGTATCGCCGCCTCCAAGTGCCGCAAGAGGAAGCTGGAGAGGATCTCGCGTCTGGAGGAGAAGGTGAAGGTGCTGAAGACGCAGAACTCTGACCTGGCGTCCACCGCCAGCATCCTCCGAGAGCAGGTGGCTCAGCTGAAACAGAAAGTCATGAATCACGTCACCAACGGCTGCCAGATAGCCGTCAGCTCGGCCGGCATGGCCAAAAGCGGGGAGAGCAGCAGCTGTTGAAGCAACCATGAGACGCGCGCGAGGGTTCGAACTTTCTCTCCGTCTCCAGTGTCCGGCCCGTCTCACTTTTGCGAGATGAAATGACACGGTCAAGCGGAGAAGAGGGCAAGAGGCCGCTGACACGTGTGAGATGGACACAAAGACGTGTTTAGGATGAATGTCTGAAGGAGCGTCAGGGATGTGATTTATGCACTGCGGCAGCTGGGAGTTTAGTGGTGGATTCTTGCAGGACGGGAGCATTCTGCTCTTCAAACACGATGGACTTTCTGCTTTACAGCTACACTTTGCACAACGTGCACTATTAGTCAAACATTTCTAAAGGAAGATAAACACATGCGTCACATGGAAGTGATGCCCCGCTTGTTTCTGAGTTTGATGTTTGGAAAAGAATGAATCCCTTTATACTGGTTTAACGTGTCACGTGTGTTCTGGTGAGTTTGGCGTGGAATCTCTCGTCTCAATAAGATCATTACgccataatgtttgtttgtttgtttgttttcttactgtgcaatttacaagaaaaaaagacacaaacCAAGATTTTTGAAATACTATTACAATACTGTTTAATATTGAAAACCTTGAATATTTACAGATATTGTGGGTTTTGCGTTCATGAGCACtgatgtgtggtgtgtgttaGTGCGCTACGGCTTCTATTCACACAACAAGATTCAACAGTGAAATGAAGAAAAGGGCTTTCAGATGCAAAgagttttcaatggaaatcaatagtattttatcaatgtttttttgtatgaATTATGAAGCTCTTTTATTTATATGTCATTTCTATTTATGTTTTGCGTGGAGAGGTGGTGGCAGGATGGAATACTAGTGTCTTATTGACACACTTTTTTTGGGAACTACAGTACACGACTGCACGTCAATCTGAAACATTATATATCATGTCATATTATTTATCCTCTGTACAGTATGACAGTTTCTTCAGAATTATGTCCATAAATGTTCATCGCTAATGGCACATGAACTTCTTCAAAACACTCATCGAATAAGAAAGTCCCTTCGTGTTTTAGGGATCTACAGAAGATCTGCTCTTGTAATTGTTTTAAAGTCAGTGTCGCAATGCCTTTCTTATAATTCATGgaatatacacagtatatataaatatctcTATTGATATAGATGATTCATAGGGCCCGAGGCCGGTATTAGACTTGTGCGACaagacaatatttatttttgaaacttGAATACGGTTTTTGATGTCACAGGCGTATTGTATTTTTGTACCAAACGGTTTTGAAAGTTTTTGTTAGAAAAGAAGTGTGTTTACAGTCTCTACTGTATTTACTTGTATCATTCcgaaatactttatttattgaAGTGGTATTAGTAAGCAGTGTGGTGTTTTTTCTCATCATTTCTCTTCAGACCAGCGGTGAGATTGCACACACAAACTTACTGTAcggtacatttgtttctaaggtGTCTTTGACCGTTGAATAATGTTTGTTTCCCTGTCCTGCAGTGGCTGATGGGATGCGTATCGCAGCCGCACGCTGTCGTGTTGTTTATTGGGATGTTATGGGTGGGACGTGTGCCGATTTAACGCTAAAGATTGATTGTGTGCTTTTGAACGGCTAAAGTGAAAAGAGTCTGACcatttaaaatgaagaaaacagacgacaagtgtttttttatcttcGACATGTGTCATATAAACTGGAGCTTTGAACAATGAACATATTTTGATGATGGTTTACGTTGTGTGTCATGAAAGTGGTTTGTGTGATGAAGTCAACTGGAGATTTTTTTCTCTACTTTGATCCCGTTTCACACTCAACCGAACTGAAGGCGTTTGAAGGTTTATCGGCAGTTGGTTGGAGGGTTTTTTACAGTCGGTTCTGATGTGTTCCACAGGTTTGAGTGACTGATCACAATACTTGACCAAGAGGCGACTTGCCTcgctgtgttattagtttatcTACTATTTTACTTCATATGCGGTCTTcagatgttgtttattgttctcttgtttttgtttttttaatcgaCAATAAAAAGGTGTATAGCTTTCTGAAGAGTCCTGCTTTTTCGTTTTGAACTGACGATTATGATTATCATATTGCTAACTAAACTACTTAAGAATCTCTTGGTCTCTAAAAACTATCTCTACCCGTTAGGAATCAAATCTGTATTGAAACGAATGTCACAAACTTGAAATCCAAATGAAGGTAACACAGCAGCGTGACATGGATTCAGATATGAGTGTGCTACCGAGAGCGCTGCGCGTGGTCTTAATCATTAACAAACCAGTGAAACGCGGTCTTCTCACTTTCTACGGTCTGAAGAAAAGACATTAGTCAGGTGTTTCAACACGAGCGCTGATCTTCAGGACAGTCCCAAGCGCGCTCGCTGTTGAGAATCAAGAATCTATCGAGTCATCTGGCCGCTGTATCTGCTGCTTTTCCCATAAAGACGAGACGCACAGCTTCCAGTAAAGCACAAGGAACCAGCGCCTGCCTCATTCTGAAAGTAAAACTTACAGCGGCGCATTCTGGGAATTGAAGAGGAATCTCTACAGACGTCTGTTCTCGTGGCCATGTGTCAGGGGTCAGTGAAGGGGAACTACAGTGGAAACTGCTCAACTTTTCTTTCTCAACAACACAGAAGAGTTTTGATTGAATTCCCTGTTAAAACGCTTGACTTACGGTCATCTGTCAGGTGTGTGTATACTGGATGCATGTTGTTTTGAACTCGTCTTCAGGCTTCAAGCCAACAAAATAGTTTTGTTCTccaggttgtgtgtgtgtgtcttttgaGAATGACTACAGTAACTCTCTGTACTTCCGCCCACCTCGCTGCCCACACACACCGGTAAGAAAATCCAGTTTGGGTCAAAGCTCCTACAGCTTCTACTAACACATCATATTTGTTATGGTTTCATAgacaaaacattcttcaaaccaTGGGTCACCAATGACCTCGTGTAACACAGTGTTTTTTATGAATATTTCTCCTCTAAAATAGCCTAACTTTAATGAAATCCTAAAAACATCCTAAGCCTTTTGTTTTTGAAGTGTTCtcatgttttctgtgtttgtctgaTGTTTGATAGGAATGTCTTGATTCATTTCACGCACACGAGTCAGTGTGTTACGTGTGCTGTGTCATGTCAGTGAGAATTGTCAAACATTCCAGGGTggaattgtgatttttttaagagATTCGCATCGTGAGTCATCATTACTGAAACGACTgactaaagaaataaataaataaggatTGTGTGGAAATCAACACAGTAAAGTGAACAAATGAGATCagtcggagagagagagagattagtaGTGTAGGGAAATATTTGCTTTGGGTGGGTTCGGGTGTGTAAAGAAGGTTACAACATGTGAGTAGGAGGAGGTCACACCccctcttgtgtgtgtgtgtgtgtgtgtgtgtgtgtgtgtgtgtgtgtgtgtgcgcgcgcgcgagCTGCTCAATCCAGAGATTAGAGTCCTTTAATAAAAGATGAGGTCGGTCGGATCGGAGAGGCACAAACACAATCGCTGTGATCGCTGCTATTTCAGGTGAACACTCCCTGTATCGCCGTGGCAACAGCTGTTGTGTTTAAACACTTTGAGTTTGGATCTGGCCTACATGTTTCTGCGTCCTTCTGTACACTTGCAGAACAAGAATCATCATATTGTGAACGTCCTCGTGTAAATAAAACTTCCTGTTTCACGCGAGATGAAGCCACGATCTGGAGGTTTTTCCCCACCATAACCCACTTCTCAAAGAAATGAAGCTCTTCTGCGTAACCTTAATCACAGATACCATGTGCTTCATATCGTGTCATTTCGAAAACATTCTGATGCCTGaaacaatcattttatttttcccatCGTGAATGTTTGTCACAGATTAGTTACttgaaacattacaaaacacaagATTTATGGTTACCTGAGAGATTGAATAATAttggtaaaaataaaacaccacTCACTGAATGAACACCTCCAGCatccaaacaaacaaataaatctcAACACTGATCACCGAATGAATCCACATAACGTCACGTGTCTTTGTGCTGATTTAAAGTTTAGAACTATTACTAATTTACAAGCTTATAGTCCCAATATTTCCAGCCtgaaagaacagaaaagaatTCAAGAAAACAATGAGAAGCTTTGGACTGTTGAAGAGCTGGCAGCAAGAGAGAATCTGTGATTTAATGAGACATGAAGAGTTCATGGTGTCACACATCCAGCGACCGCCACCCACACTGACTCAATATTTGACAGAAATAGAAACAAGAGTAAGAGCAATTAGGAAACATCTgcatttctgtgtttgttttgtagttCATTCTGAACATTTTCCTTGAAATGATTAGACAAACTTGATCAATTCTAATCACTTGTAAAATACCACGGTTACACCTGTTTGATATGTAAATTCACAATCTGTGATGGTCACGAATGATGAGAGAAGTG contains:
- the june gene encoding junE proto-oncogene, AP-1 transcription factor subunit: MTGRMETPFYHDDSAPHFGQIPDYDRYQGHKMISKKSMAHSFSGSVANTSNLKLLQGPAGSNGANINPNGLGMSANPNSSLMSSSDMNLLKLSSPDLEHLIIQSNQGLVTTSPAPNPSANPFMYRNHATNEQEGFADGFVKALADLHKQNQLVGAPMSPTSSIQGPYQRNLMSGGEMPIYTNLSSYNPNQISSSYPGGQIAYASAHGHHPQGRGLDAPQTVPEVPHPPGADPAASPPSLSPIDLETQERIKAERKKLRNRIAASKCRKRKLERISRLEEKVKVLKTQNSDLASTASILREQVAQLKQKVMNHVTNGCQIAVSSAGMAKSGESSSC